One genomic region from Equus asinus isolate D_3611 breed Donkey chromosome 10, EquAss-T2T_v2, whole genome shotgun sequence encodes:
- the KIF12 gene encoding kinesin-like protein KIF12 isoform X22 encodes MEERGSPDGDPARSLEQGPEGPDTPIQVVLRVRPMSAAELRRGEQSALHCSGTRTLQVSPPGGGPDVAFRFGAVLDGACTQEDVFRACGVRRLGELALRGFSCTVFTFGQTGSGKTYTLTGPPPQGEGVPVPPSLAGIMQRTFAWLLDRVQHLGAPVTLQASYLEIYNEQVRDLLSLGAPRPLPVRWDKTRGFYVEQLRLVEFGSLGALMELLEMGLSRRRSSAHTLNQASSRSHALLTVYIGRQTVPPVDPGEAPVGGKLCFVDLAGSEKVAATGSRGELMLEANSINRSLLALGHCISLLLDPQRKQSHIPFRDSKLTKLLADSLGGRGVTLMVACVSPSAQCLPETLSTLRYASRAQRVTTRPQAPKSPVAKQPQRLEMEILQLREENRRLRSQLGQRDPKTSGLSGGRVAWAQQNLYGMLQEFMLENERLRKEKSQLQSSWDLARDEQRVLAQQVHELERCLLSACSLYQPGPGTAPPCPCVMVPAPPCHALPPLCSCPCSHLCPLCRAPLGQWACPRRGLHLPQESQRLDSDPGPGGLADGGGGGTLCTPPTHGAPKHVAGAERWGCSPKPGPETGGPQRPNRQLPATGPEPAAPQ; translated from the exons ATGGAGGAACGCGGGTCCCCCGATGG GGACCCCGCGCGGAGCCTGGAGCAGGGCCCAGAGGGGCCGGACACGCCCATCCAGGTGGTGTTGAG GGTGCGTCCCATGAGCGCGGCCGAGCTGCGGCGAGGGGAACAGAGCGCGTTGCACTGCTCAGGGACCAGGACTCTGCAG gtgaGCCCCCCGGGCGGCGGCCCCGACGTGGCGTTCCGCTTCGGCGCCGTGCTGGACGGGGCGTGCACGCAGGAGGACGTGTTCCGGGCGTGCGGCGTCCGGCGCCTGGGCGAGCTGGCGCTGCGCGG CTTCTCCTGCACTGTCTTCACCTTCGGCCAGACCGGCTCCGGGAAGACCTACACCCTGACCGGGCCTCCTCCCCAG GGAGAGGGGGTGCCTGTCCCCCCCAGCCTGGCTGGCATCATGCAGAGGACCTTCGCCTGGCTGTTAGACCGCGTGCAACACCTGGGTGCCCCTGTCACCCTCCAGGCCTCCTACCTGGAGATCTACAATGAGCAG GTCCGAGACTTGCTGAGCCTGGGGGCTCCCCGGCCCCTCCCCGTTCGCTGGGACAAGACCCGGGGCTTCTATGTGGAGCAGCTGCGGCTGGTGGAGTTTGGGAGTCTGGGGGCCCTGATGGAGCTTCTGGAGATGG GTCTTAGCCGTCGGAGGAGCTCAGCTCACACCCTGAACCAGGCCTCCAGCCGAAGCCACGCACTGCTCACAGTCTACATTGGCCGCCAAACC GTGCCTCCTGTGGACCCCGGGGAAGCCCCTGTTGGTGGGAAGCTGTGCTTCGTAGACCTGGCGGGCAGTGAAAAGGTGGCGGCCACGGGATCCCGCGGGGAGCTGATGCTTGAGGCCAACAGCATCAACCGCAGCCTGCTGGCCCTGG GTCACTGCATCTCCCTGCTGCTGGACCCACAGCGGAAGCAGAGCCACATCCCCTTCCGGGACAGCAAGCTCACCAAGCTGCTGGCGGACTCGCTGGGGGGGCGCGGGGTCACCCTCATG GTGGCCTGCGTGTCCCCCTCAGCCCAGTGCCTCCCCGAGACTCTCAGCACCCTGAGATACGCAAGCCGAGCCCAGCGGGTCACCACCCGACCACAGGCCCCCAAG TCGCCTGTGGCAAAGCAGCCCCAGCGTTTGGAGATGGAGATATTGCAGCTCCGGGAGGAGAACCGTCGCCTGCGGTCTCAACTGGGCCAAAGGGACCCCAAGA CCTCAGGGCTCAGTGGGGGCCGGGTGGCCTGGGCCCAGCAGAACCTCTACGGGATGCTCCAGGAGTTCATGCTGGAGAATGAGAGGCTCAG GAAAGAAAAGAGCCAGCTGCAGAGTAGCTGGGACCTGGCCCGGGATGAGCAGCGTGTCCTGGCCCAGCAGGTGCACGAGCTGGAGCG GTGTCTCCTGTCTGCCTGCTCCCTTTACCAGCCGGGCCCTGGCACAGCCCCACCGTGTCCCTGTGTGATGGTGCCAGCTCCCCCCTGCCAT GCCCTGCCAcccctctgctcctgcccctgcAGCCACCTCTGCCCCCTGTGCCGAGCACCACTGGGCCAGTGGGCCTGCCCACGGAGGGGGCTCCACCTGCCCCAG GAGTCACAGCGACTGGATTCAGACCCGGGTCCTGGCGGACTTGCtgatggaggaggaggtggtaCCCTCTGCACCCCCCCTACCCATGGTGCCCCCAAACACGTCGCCGGTGCAGAGag GTGGGGCTGCAGTCCCAAACCTGGCCCGGAGACTGGAGGCCCTCAGAGACCAAATCGGCAGCTCCCTGCGACGGGGCCGGAGCCAGCTGCCCCCCAGTGA
- the KIF12 gene encoding kinesin-like protein KIF12 isoform X3, which translates to MEERGSPDGDPARSLEQGPEGPDTPIQVVLRVRPMSAAELRRGEQSALHCSGTRTLQVSPPGGGPDVAFRFGAVLDGACTQEDVFRACGVRRLGELALRGFSCTVFTFGQTGSGKTYTLTGPPPQGEGVPVPPSLAGIMQRTFAWLLDRVQHLGAPVTLQASYLEIYNEQVRDLLSLGAPRPLPVRWDKTRGFYVEQLRLVEFGSLGALMELLEMGLSRRRSSAHTLNQASSRSHALLTVYIGRQTVSAPAWGSSWLRATERGSASGGINQLGHVQEQVPPVDPGEAPVGGKLCFVDLAGSEKVAATGSRGELMLEANSINRSLLALGHCISLLLDPQRKQSHIPFRDSKLTKLLADSLGGRGVTLMVACVSPSAQCLPETLSTLRYASRAQRVTTRPQAPKSPVAKQPQRLEMEILQLREENRRLRSQLGQRDPKTSGLSGGRVAWAQQNLYGMLQEFMLENERLRKEKSQLQSSWDLARDEQRVLAQQVHELERCLLSACSLYQPGPGTAPPCPCVMVPAPPCHPPLPPVPSTTGPVGLPTEGAPPAPGRRDQGGARGGWERWRPWPRGSALWGAPELWLSGWVTGMLGPHAPGSVPLSARPPPCVPPCSPGSAKCQRERSHSDWIQTRVLADLLMEEEVVPSAPPLPMVPPNTSPVQRGGAAVPNLARRLEALRDQIGSSLRRGRSQLPPSEGPRSPSRVLPPC; encoded by the exons ATGGAGGAACGCGGGTCCCCCGATGG GGACCCCGCGCGGAGCCTGGAGCAGGGCCCAGAGGGGCCGGACACGCCCATCCAGGTGGTGTTGAG GGTGCGTCCCATGAGCGCGGCCGAGCTGCGGCGAGGGGAACAGAGCGCGTTGCACTGCTCAGGGACCAGGACTCTGCAG gtgaGCCCCCCGGGCGGCGGCCCCGACGTGGCGTTCCGCTTCGGCGCCGTGCTGGACGGGGCGTGCACGCAGGAGGACGTGTTCCGGGCGTGCGGCGTCCGGCGCCTGGGCGAGCTGGCGCTGCGCGG CTTCTCCTGCACTGTCTTCACCTTCGGCCAGACCGGCTCCGGGAAGACCTACACCCTGACCGGGCCTCCTCCCCAG GGAGAGGGGGTGCCTGTCCCCCCCAGCCTGGCTGGCATCATGCAGAGGACCTTCGCCTGGCTGTTAGACCGCGTGCAACACCTGGGTGCCCCTGTCACCCTCCAGGCCTCCTACCTGGAGATCTACAATGAGCAG GTCCGAGACTTGCTGAGCCTGGGGGCTCCCCGGCCCCTCCCCGTTCGCTGGGACAAGACCCGGGGCTTCTATGTGGAGCAGCTGCGGCTGGTGGAGTTTGGGAGTCTGGGGGCCCTGATGGAGCTTCTGGAGATGG GTCTTAGCCGTCGGAGGAGCTCAGCTCACACCCTGAACCAGGCCTCCAGCCGAAGCCACGCACTGCTCACAGTCTACATTGGCCGCCAAACCGTGAGTGCCCCAGCCTGGGGAAGCAGCTGGCTCCGGGCCACCGAGCGAGGGTCGGCCTCTGGAGGTATTAACCAGCTTGGGCATGTACAGGAG CAGGTGCCTCCTGTGGACCCCGGGGAAGCCCCTGTTGGTGGGAAGCTGTGCTTCGTAGACCTGGCGGGCAGTGAAAAGGTGGCGGCCACGGGATCCCGCGGGGAGCTGATGCTTGAGGCCAACAGCATCAACCGCAGCCTGCTGGCCCTGG GTCACTGCATCTCCCTGCTGCTGGACCCACAGCGGAAGCAGAGCCACATCCCCTTCCGGGACAGCAAGCTCACCAAGCTGCTGGCGGACTCGCTGGGGGGGCGCGGGGTCACCCTCATG GTGGCCTGCGTGTCCCCCTCAGCCCAGTGCCTCCCCGAGACTCTCAGCACCCTGAGATACGCAAGCCGAGCCCAGCGGGTCACCACCCGACCACAGGCCCCCAAG TCGCCTGTGGCAAAGCAGCCCCAGCGTTTGGAGATGGAGATATTGCAGCTCCGGGAGGAGAACCGTCGCCTGCGGTCTCAACTGGGCCAAAGGGACCCCAAGA CCTCAGGGCTCAGTGGGGGCCGGGTGGCCTGGGCCCAGCAGAACCTCTACGGGATGCTCCAGGAGTTCATGCTGGAGAATGAGAGGCTCAG GAAAGAAAAGAGCCAGCTGCAGAGTAGCTGGGACCTGGCCCGGGATGAGCAGCGTGTCCTGGCCCAGCAGGTGCACGAGCTGGAGCG GTGTCTCCTGTCTGCCTGCTCCCTTTACCAGCCGGGCCCTGGCACAGCCCCACCGTGTCCCTGTGTGATGGTGCCAGCTCCCCCCTGCCAT CCACCTCTGCCCCCTGTGCCGAGCACCACTGGGCCAGTGGGCCTGCCCACGGAGGGGGCTCCACCTGCCCCAGGTAGGAGGGACCAAGGTGGGGCTAGGGGAGGCTGGGAGCGCTGGAGACCTTGGCCTAGGGGATCGGCTCTCTGGGGGGCTCCGGAGCTCTGGCTGTCAGGCTGGGTCACAGGG ATGCTTGGCCCTCATGCCCCAGGCAGCGTGCCCCTGTCTGCCCGGCCCCCGCCCTGCGTGCCCCCctgcagccctggctctgccaaaTGCCAAAGAGAGAG GAGTCACAGCGACTGGATTCAGACCCGGGTCCTGGCGGACTTGCtgatggaggaggaggtggtaCCCTCTGCACCCCCCCTACCCATGGTGCCCCCAAACACGTCGCCGGTGCAGAGag GTGGGGCTGCAGTCCCAAACCTGGCCCGGAGACTGGAGGCCCTCAGAGACCAAATCGGCAGCTCCCTGCGACGGGGCCGGAGCCAGCTGCCCCCCAGTGAGGGCCCACGGAGCCCTAGCCGGGTCCTCCCTCCCTGCTGA